The DNA window tacttgcaagccaaaatttaaatttttaacgttaaatttagagtagattttaaggttttttattatagtttatttttcaactttagtttttaaattgctaataacacatgtatataagttttatttataaattattttttatacaatatatagttgaaaaaaagccaaacattcACCCATTGACTTTTGCCCCATCTAtcatagtttttattttatatattcttttaccAACCCCAGCTAGCATAGCGTATCTGGCAAGTAAATTGTTAGCGACACCTTGCTGTCTAGAAACGTCGATGATATTAGGCACATTATTAAATTGCGGCGTCGAAGCCAAATTAAAACAGTGATGTTTCCACACGTTTGTCTTGCTCTCGCGAGAAATTTGGACAAATTACATTGTTGCTTGTTATGTATTAGTGATTACTCCGTATTTGACTACGTCAATCATGCTTCTTTATGTCGTACTTGGCATACGTCATTGTTTTCCGGTGTTCATCTGTACCTAGAGAAAAACTGGATAGTCGTTATTAGTTACTCAAACGGTAAAACGTTTTGGCTATACTAGATCACTTATTGatcaatacatatttaatacatattgttatttatatatatatatatatatataatttattagtatttatacgAACGTAGCTAAtaacagaaaatcttatatcgTAAAAAACAGAGGCTTTATCCCAGCCAGTTGACATTATCATATTTCGTTTCAACCGATTCAATGGTGAAGAAATGTTAATTAAGGTTTGACTACAGAATGTTAACTGGTGCAATATGAGCCGTAAGGTTTAAGCTAACTTacggcatatatatatatatatatatatatatatatatatatatatatatatatatatatatatatatatatatatatatatatatatatatatatatatatatatatatatttgtatatagatatatatatatacatatatatgtatatatgtatatgtatatatacatatatgtatatacatatgtgtacatatatatatatagatatgtgtatatatatatatatatatatatatatatatatatatatatatatatatatatatatatatatatgtatatgtatgtatgtgtgtgtatatatatatacacagagagagagacagacaTGACTGATCTACGAAGTAAACGACACAAATGGACTGCacaaatgctaatgaattacAACATATTCGGTAAAAATAGTACCCATTGCATatgttataaaagaaaaattcttGTAGGAATAGGCCAGACAGCGTATACACACGCCACACGGGTGCGCAATGCAACCGAGTCACCGAAGCTAGGTTTCCAATAGGCAGTAGGAATCCTACCACAACCTGGCACCATGCACCTATATATGTCATCACGTTCGTTCTTGCTTttagatgaaagataaaatattttctaatttttgtgATGGTTATTTAACactataaatgataaaatgacCTAACGTAACGTTGAAATTCtacttaaaaaagtaaaatgataaacttatatatttttttaaaaacaagaaacCGTGGATGTAAAGCTGAgaaaaagctgaaaaaacaaacacaaacTTAGTAAAACCCAAAGAAATCCTATGTAAAAGTTCGATGAAATTCAGGAGTTGACATTAGGTTTGATCATGTCGTAGTTAATTTGAGaattctttttaatttgaagtttCTTATCTTGAACGGGAAGAGTTTCACCTCAGTTGAAAGTTTCCACTCCTGAATAGGAGGACTTGTACtcttagataaaaaaatttgcaatatCCAATAGAAAGTTTGCAGACAGTTGGCTAGCCCACCTCCCCCAAACAATTGTGAAGATAGGTTTCTTCGCAAGTGAACCGTCAACTGCCTACTTAGTGGAATAGTGGTTGTTCATGAGAATCAAATGTGAGACATCATATTCGTACACACACTTACTTATCACCATACTATCATGCACTTGTTGTTTGAAAGCAAGATGCTATTCTTTTAACTTCACATACTCTAATTTTGTAATGCTTATTTGTTTCTCGAAATCTATATTTTCAGATATATGGAAAGATAGGCAATTACAAAGTTGTAGATTAGTTGAGCACAGTAACTTTTGTATAGAGCACATCTTTGTTGCAATTcgtttcaaatataaatatgagattttataaaaataaatttgatatgTTACAATGAAAATTTTGGCCTCTAAATAATCTCATGGAGTGACCACACGTAGTCAGGCTCTCATGCCTGCCTAGCATCTCTGGCTGCAAAGATCATTTTTATGCTAATGAATGCTTCTAATATATAGTcaaatcaaaaaatttgtccatTTGAGTTGAAAGTTTTAAGTTACAAATCAAAAGCCTAGAGTCccaatttgaaatattttcaaagCACCTTGGAAGTTTATAATCcacaattaaaatttatttaattttaactgtATCGAACGGTTTTTAATACAGCGCGATCACATTGTCTATGTGGCATGTGAACACTGTATTCAACTATATATAACGCAAACCGATCTGCAAAGTAAACTTGAACATAGCCATTATAATGTTATAATTCACTACTCCATGGTATTTAGTAAAAATACCATATTATATACAACAGATTCACGGGAACAATCAAGAAACATGAACGCGTGCGCGATGTGAACTGTCACAGCAACCATTTCTTGTTGAAGTTTCATGCCACAAGTTAACCATACTATTGGTAAACTGGTAAGGCTTGGATTGACACAGGCCACATACATACGTGCGTACGTATGATAcacttataattaataaagatATTCCATGTTTCAATAAATCCAGAATTTGAAATCATAAAAAGTGAGAAGCACTTAGTTtggaatatatttataatacaagcaattttatagtccttgagaatgtaccaagaggtactaaaattttaatgtaaaatttagtacctacactaaaattttgttatctCATAGTACCTACTTaagtaccgtaaaattgctaGTTGTACTCGCTTTAGATTCTCAGAATTTGTAGGGGCTCAAAATTTCTGGAGGAATTAATCAACCGGTATTCGAGGTCGCAATTTGTTAGGCCCATTTTTAGTCCATTCTCTGACAAACGCAACGCTCCAATTAGGCCCAGTCGGTATTGGATCACACAAGCAGTAGCATCCGTCCAGCTTGCAAATTGGGCGAATCAAAGTTTTGGGTCGCTACCGCCGGCAGGGTAGAATTCATCTCGGCCCATTAATATGGAtctttcaattaaaaaattggcTTACACTAATGTGGCCGAACTTTTCTCACCACCTGTGCGTCCTCCTCTCGTGCTCCTCCATCCAAGCCATCAGACAGTTTAAACAGATATTTGGACTGTGTACTTTTGCTCTTCCTAAATTCGACCCAAAATCGCCTTCCTTTCTCCCAGAAGCCGGTTCCCGCCCCTAGTCTGTTTCGCTCAACAATTAACTAAACTTTGAcctttgaataaaaaaacacaaacttTAGCGGTTCGAgacggagaaaaaaaacaaccggAACCCATAAAAGCGTACGTGAAGCCGATAGGTAGGTCGTGGTGACCGGCATCAGCGAAGCCCGCCGTGTCGTCGTAAATTTCCAAGCTAGTACGTACTCTCGACTAGGCCTACCAATGGATTTGGATCTAatcaaaatttactctaatcCATCTTTTTACTATCTAGTCTATCAAACCAATCCATCTCATTATATTTCATTAGGATCCAATCTAAACCAactcaactttaattttagtccaacccgcaccaaaccatttagttaaaatggATCCAACCCACTCTACTCTACTGGAATGGATGCGTCCATttggtatgtataaactcggacctaaaattttaaaactcgtgttcacactataaaaatttatcaaatttgactaaaatttggtgggatgatttattatgtgtaagagcaactttgtgtaaattttgatcaatttctacatgtgtgtcccacgtatgtctattctcttatccattagctacccAATTAAATGCTCCATTTGtcctccacgggttaaatccatttaaaacctaaaatcacctaACCAAAACCAGTCCATACACATCCATCTGTCTCTGTAACTTAATCCAATCGAATCCATTTGAAATAACGATCCATTTACACCCAACCAaagacaatccaaattaaaatctaaCTCATTTAATCTATTTCCATCTAAACCATTAGCAGGCCTACTCTTGATTGATTCGTACTTGGATGGGACGATGCATTAGTGGTGGGTTGGTTGACATGGAAACCCCGCGGGTCGTCGCGCTCGTTCGTGTCGTGAGGATCCGCTCCTGATCGAACTCATCATCtccccggccgcgccgcgcccgctgGATCTACGGCCGGCCGCGGGTTCTACGTGACCACGCGCACACTTCTCGGTCCATCTACGGCCGGCCGCCGATATTTTTGGAGAGATGGCCCGAACGCGGTCTAACTAGCCGAAGATAAGTTTTGATTAACTTGTGACCACGCGCACTCCTCGACCCTCCTTCCTCCCGAAGACTTTGATTTCAAGGACCTAAATCCCTGCGAGCACCAACATACCGAGTAGAGGTTGTcagctctctctctttctcgtTGATTCAGAAGAGCAAGTTTAACAGTATAGACAAGTACTAAccccaattcatctataatcaatctaatagtcaattcatacaatagatACCTAtcaaacattaatatatggtctcatatgtcatacattGCTTTAGATGCCGTgtatagctggctataaattagtagcacacatctctttttttctccttgtagcctgctattgtacttgctcgAAACGCATCAGGCCGAGTGGTTAACAGTGTCTTGTTTACTTTAATCCGTCGATGTGCGCCATAAGATCTGCGATAATCAGTTACTTATTAcgaggccctgtttagttcacaAAACTTTTCCCCCAAAAACATCTCGTGGATTCAGAAACGCATCCGGCCGCATGTATCGGATCCACAGTTAACAGTGTCTTGTTTACTTTAATCCGTTAATGTGCACCATGATATCTGTGATAATCAATTACTTATTATGAGACCCTGTTTAGTTCATAAAACCTTTCCTCCCAAAACATCTCGTGGATTCAGAAACACATCCGGTCGCGTGTATCGGATCTACAGTTAACAGTGTCTTGTTTACTTTAATCTGTTAATGTGCGCCATGAGATCTGCGATAATCAATTACTTATTACGAGACCCTGGTTAGTTCATAAAACCTTTCCTCCAAAAATATCTTGTGGATTCAGAAACACATCCGGCCGCGTGTATCGGATTCACAGTTAACAGTGTCTTGTTCACTTTAATCCGTCGATGTGCGCCGTGATATATGTGATAATCAGTTCCTTTATTATGAGAGCAGTGCGAACGTGACATCTCAGCATTCCTATCATTGACCACCAAGTCGTCACGCGATTGGCTTTATGTgcagaagggaaaaaaaaaaggtgtccgtgtttgtgtttgtttttactaattaatcatcCCAGGACCATGTGCACTgagacaaaaacaaaaacaaaaacaaaaaagtaaaaacaacTTGATCGGCATCGTCCGTTGGCGGCGAGGAACCTTCAGGTGAGCCAGATAATCGCCACCAACCTCAGATAATCGTCAGATAATTGTGATCCAAGGAAGATAGAGGAGAAAGACATCACAATCAGACGAACAAACGTTAGCACCTACGGAgtagtagtatttattttctccaAGGTGACATCAGCGAAGAAGACGTCATAAGCGCACACACTGACACACATATGGTCAGCCCAATTACGTGAAATCAATGTCTAGTTAACTAGAGCAAGTACAATCAGTGAGATAAAACGGCTCATAAAAATTATCCAATCATATTTATGCAGCAAATACTAATGATATAATATATGCTTATgtatatctattatattagttttttttgttaactCGTGCTAATACGAAAAGATTTTGAACCTGCTAGGTTGGTAGCTCTTCTGTTGATCCTGCTCTGGAAGCAGTACTAGGGtgtttaggggttgtttagatgaggctaaactttttagcccaatgtcacattggatgtttggacactaatttaaagtattaaatatagactaataaaaaaactaatttcataaatgagagctaatccccgagacgaattttttgagcctaattaatccataattagagcatgtttactatagcattacataggctaatcatggattagttaggctcaatagattcgtctcgcgaattagtccaagattatggatgggtttttttaatagtctatgtttactcTTTATAATAtgtgtccaaacatttgatgggACAATaggctaaagtttagcttttttcccaaacacccccttagtttccaaatattttttaagggaGTGTCATGTCagacgtttgactggatgtcgaaaggggttttcggacacgaataaaaaaaattcatagctcGTCTggaaaatcttttgagcctaattaatttatcgttagtacatgtgagttactgtagcatgtatggctaatcatgtgctaattaggcttaaaatattcgtctcacgattttccctctaactatgcaattattttttatttttatttgtatttaatgcttcacttaaatatttaaaaatttgaggtgatgttttttagaaaaggattttgggaactaaacatgaaaGCAAGGAGGCAAGATATATCGTAATTCAAGTAGAAGGGGGATTACTTGCCTGAGGTGGTTTTTCATCCTCTGTAGCCAGTTTCAATTCCAAATCATTTGCCGACATGCGGACTCACTTCTGTTTTATGGGATGAAAGCCCTTATCCATTTACGTGCGTGATTGAATCAAAAGTACAAGTCACGTCAGAGCTTGTGGTAGTGGTAGAAGATTGGGCCATTCCAAACCTTCGAGGAGAAGGGAGTAAAGGAGAATAAGCTTGGTCGCCAAGCTGGTCacggattaattaatctaCTGATTTCTAGCTAAAATAATCCATCAACCACATGCATACCATTAGCTGACTTCAGTATCAGTCAGCTGCACTGCGCTCAAAACACACACGGTTTCTTCCCGCGTCTGCACCACTCAGGCAAGCGACCAGATGGGATTAGTCCCAGGACCAGAGCCAAGAAGAAGtcgtaaacaaaaataaacacatcGATCGATACAAAACGTCTCTGAATTTTTCAGCACCCCAGCTCCTATATAAAGTGTTAGCTCTGGTCTCTCTTCTCCCTCATCCACAGCACTCGAGCCTGCCTCCCAAGTGAAGAACAAGTGCCTGATTAGTCGTACGTAGTAGCCTCGCATTCCAATCCTCCCAAATTAAAGGAAGCAGCCATGGCGAAGGTACATGATTCCTATCACTGTTGATATGTTCTGATCGCTGTGAGGTTTCGACGTACGATGACTGAATTtgctttggttttggtttggaTTGCAGCAAAAGATCGTGATCAATGTGCCGATGGCCAGCGACAAGTGCCGGTCGAAGGCGATGGCGCTGGTGGCGTCGACGGGCGGGGTGGACTCGGTGGCGCtggccggcgacggcaaggaccaggtggtggtggtcggcgACGTGGACTCCATCAAGCTCATCACCGCGCTGCGCAAGAAGGTCGGCCACGCCACGCTGGTCACCGTCGGCGAGGCCaagaaggaggagaagaagccggagcccgccgccgccgccgccgtcgtcgagtaCCCGTACCCGTGGAGCTGCTACACctacgcgccgccgccgcccgtcgtctACTCCGGCACGTCCTCGCCGTGGTGGTGCTGAATTATGCAGTAGTATAGATAAACCAATCTGGTCCGTTGGATCGAACCGATCAAACGAAATGGACGGTCTGTATTCATTTTTGTGGGCTTCCGTACAGTATGTGTCGTTCATGTGGCGGTTTTGGGCTGCTCTGTTCGATCACCTCGCTGAGATCATCATGTTCTGTTTTTCTGTTTTCCCTTGCTGctgatttaattaattaatgcatggAAGATTTTTGGCTTGCGAATCTCAAACTTTTCATGACTTCCATTGATTCAGTGATTAGGGGGTGtgattttgcttttttttatttaaacaacgtatttataaacaaaaaataataatttatgaacataCTTGCCTGATCATATATGCCCTATGACAATTACTGTCAGCTTGGAATGTTTTATTCGACTAACCGTGACGTCTCTGCGCTACTGTGTTTGTGTGCTCTGCTTTCGTGAAGACATGTTTTTCCGTCCtttggaaaaacaaatttctagAAATAATTCTGAACATAGTTTATGTCCAGACCAAACCCAGAAATTGATATTTCCTGGGATAGAAGTTTCGCTCTAGGAAGGTTTACTTTAGCGCCGGATATGTTACAGTTACtgaattaaaattattgtatGATTTCATCCAATTTTCATACAGTACTGTTTACCAATGCAACGACAATTATCAGCCTTACTATTGGGGTatactaagagcaagtatagtAACACACGGTCAACTAGCGAAATAAACAGCCACGTCATCAGAAACCAAcgtggaggagggagagatcaGGAGAGAAGGAAACGGGCTACTCACGAGTCGCTAGCTCACAGTGGCGTAACCGAGGCAAAACGCCCATTCTCAACCGATTGAGTCAATGGCCTTCTCCACCCGTGAATCCCCTGCTCCCTT is part of the Oryza brachyantha chromosome 2, ObraRS2, whole genome shotgun sequence genome and encodes:
- the LOC102709146 gene encoding heavy metal-associated isoprenylated plant protein 47-like: MAKQKIVINVPMASDKCRSKAMALVASTGGVDSVALAGDGKDQVVVVGDVDSIKLITALRKKVGHATLVTVGEAKKEEKKPEPAAAAAVVEYPYPWSCYTYAPPPPVVYSGTSSPWWC